The Candidatus Bathyarchaeia archaeon genome includes a window with the following:
- a CDS encoding ASKHA domain-containing protein, which translates to MSPDLEKFAVTFQPMGRRVAVREGASILEAAQAAGVVIWSVCGGKGTCGKCKILLKKSEATERGVTHKFLSERELELGYRLACQTHVEDDMEVIVPPESRLIGEQILSRSNLALEKLNPAILKLALHVQAIGGSEPQVESRILQEAATKLCLPDLCLGEDLRDCLRSLLSAGGGEVTFTINVSGACPGVLGVELGDTTARSFGLAVDLGTTTIVAYMVDINTGGVLASAASYNGQIAYGEDLLSRVNFAARSIRNREVLKKAAVETLNSLISNLAAKSGVKSEEVVDVCLAGNTIMVYLLAGQNPAPLLDADAKVSLDPLILNAQSLGLKVSPRTNVFCLPSVSRYVGGDVIGDILASGLFNAPEISVLIDMGTNGEVVVGSKGWGFCSSCASGPAFEGWEIKFGMRAVAGAIDHLKIDRESLKARYTVIGGGEVKPLGICGSGLIDAVAEMFLSGILNHLGRFRPRKSNFVRMGAEGPEYLIAPASETAHGRDIVITQRDVENLLQSKAAVCAAVSILLNKLRITIEDVRHLYLAGAFGNYVDPRSAVAAGVFPEFPRAEVVQLGNGAIAGAYLTLLSVDKRREAAEIAKMMTYFDLSADPDFMEEFNAALTLPGKPELFPSMHQSNVNSQT; encoded by the coding sequence ATGTCTCCGGATCTAGAGAAATTTGCTGTAACCTTCCAGCCGATGGGTAGGCGGGTGGCTGTTAGGGAGGGCGCTTCTATCCTGGAGGCGGCTCAGGCGGCTGGAGTTGTCATTTGGAGCGTTTGCGGGGGAAAAGGCACTTGTGGGAAGTGTAAGATTCTGCTCAAGAAATCGGAGGCTACAGAGCGCGGGGTCACACACAAGTTCCTGTCCGAGCGTGAGCTCGAGCTAGGCTATCGCCTAGCCTGCCAGACACATGTAGAGGACGACATGGAAGTTATAGTCCCGCCTGAGAGTCGCCTCATAGGTGAGCAGATACTGTCCAGGTCGAACCTCGCATTGGAGAAACTTAACCCTGCGATCTTAAAGTTGGCTCTACATGTGCAAGCTATTGGAGGAAGTGAACCACAGGTTGAAAGTCGAATACTGCAGGAGGCAGCTACTAAGTTATGCTTACCGGATTTGTGTTTGGGTGAGGATTTACGGGATTGCCTGAGAAGTCTATTGTCCGCGGGAGGGGGGGAGGTCACATTTACGATAAATGTGAGCGGGGCTTGTCCGGGGGTCTTAGGCGTTGAGCTTGGGGATACTACGGCGCGGAGTTTCGGGTTGGCAGTAGATTTAGGGACGACAACAATAGTCGCCTATATGGTAGATATTAACACTGGGGGTGTTTTAGCTAGTGCTGCAAGTTATAACGGGCAGATAGCCTACGGGGAGGATCTGCTCTCAAGAGTTAACTTCGCTGCGAGGAGCATCCGCAACAGGGAGGTTTTGAAGAAGGCAGCGGTGGAGACTCTGAATAGCTTGATATCAAATCTAGCTGCTAAGAGCGGCGTCAAGTCTGAGGAGGTGGTGGATGTCTGCTTGGCTGGTAACACCATTATGGTATATCTCCTCGCAGGTCAGAACCCTGCCCCCCTACTAGACGCTGACGCTAAAGTAAGCCTAGATCCCCTCATACTCAATGCTCAAAGCCTAGGCCTTAAGGTGAGTCCCCGAACTAACGTATTCTGTCTGCCTTCGGTGAGTAGGTATGTTGGCGGTGATGTAATAGGCGACATCCTTGCCTCAGGCCTATTTAACGCCCCAGAAATTTCTGTCCTAATAGACATGGGAACTAACGGTGAAGTAGTAGTGGGGAGTAAGGGGTGGGGGTTCTGTAGCTCCTGCGCTTCAGGGCCAGCTTTTGAAGGTTGGGAGATCAAATTCGGTATGAGAGCTGTGGCTGGGGCTATAGACCACCTTAAAATCGACCGTGAATCCCTGAAGGCTCGGTATACCGTGATCGGTGGCGGAGAGGTGAAGCCTTTGGGAATCTGCGGCTCAGGGCTTATAGACGCTGTGGCTGAGATGTTCCTATCAGGAATATTGAACCATTTGGGTCGGTTTAGACCTCGCAAGTCGAACTTCGTGAGGATGGGTGCAGAGGGTCCAGAGTATCTTATAGCGCCTGCCAGCGAGACAGCACATGGAAGAGATATCGTTATCACACAGAGAGATGTTGAGAATCTTCTTCAATCCAAGGCGGCTGTCTGCGCTGCTGTTTCGATACTATTGAATAAATTGAGGATTACCATAGAGGATGTTCGCCACCTATATCTGGCTGGGGCGTTCGGAAACTATGTCGACCCGAGGAGCGCAGTTGCGGCCGGAGTCTTTCCAGAGTTCCCGAGGGCAGAGGTCGTCCAGCTGGGGAACGGAGCCATTGCGGGTGCTTATCTCACGCTCCTTTCAGTCGATAAGCGTAGGGAAGCCGCGGAGATAGCCAAGATGATGACTTACTTCGACTTGAGTGCAGATCCAGACTTTATGGAGGAGTTCAATGCAGCCCTCACACTGCCCGGGAAGCCTGAACTCTTCCCTTCAATGCATCAAAGTAACGTGAACTCTCAAACATAG
- a CDS encoding DUF72 domain-containing protein → MRGLAVKVGCCGFPVAKSRYYQSLDLVEVNSTFYTIPKIQLPERWRKEAPESFEFTVKAHKSISHIYKLEPTPECLESYRRMAEICKTLRSRLLLIQTPASVKPLDRTFLAAECFFKAVGGELTLLWETRGPEWLEGHACKRLGQLLRDYGVVHVTDPLIREPVYAGRMVYVRLHGLGSRLYYYQYSDEELKLLRRKIAKFARRGDVYVLFNNLSMFDDAIRFRTYLERDELPPLTGTYGVESFRKVFEKTRFPTTLAKLQRYLGWRLFDLEPDKQLPVYTILERITARSFQNLEELVRAAEKIIG, encoded by the coding sequence CTGAGGGGTCTAGCCGTCAAAGTTGGCTGCTGTGGTTTTCCAGTTGCTAAGTCCAGATACTATCAGTCGCTAGATCTAGTCGAGGTCAACTCGACTTTCTACACGATTCCCAAAATTCAACTTCCTGAGAGGTGGAGAAAGGAGGCACCTGAGAGTTTTGAGTTTACGGTAAAAGCCCATAAGAGCATAAGCCACATCTACAAACTTGAACCAACCCCAGAGTGCCTCGAATCCTACAGGCGGATGGCGGAGATATGTAAAACTCTGAGATCGAGGCTACTCCTCATCCAGACGCCGGCTTCAGTGAAGCCGCTAGATAGAACTTTCCTAGCGGCGGAATGTTTCTTCAAGGCTGTGGGGGGCGAGTTAACCCTCCTCTGGGAGACACGCGGCCCAGAGTGGTTAGAAGGCCATGCCTGTAAGAGACTTGGGCAACTCTTGAGAGATTACGGTGTAGTTCACGTTACAGACCCCCTTATCAGAGAACCGGTATACGCTGGGCGAATGGTCTATGTAAGGCTCCACGGCTTAGGGAGTAGACTATATTACTATCAATACTCTGATGAGGAGTTGAAGCTACTTAGGAGAAAGATAGCAAAGTTTGCGAGGCGTGGGGACGTATACGTCCTATTCAACAACTTATCTATGTTCGACGACGCCATAAGGTTCCGTACATACTTGGAGAGAGATGAATTACCCCCGCTAACTGGCACCTATGGGGTTGAGTCCTTTCGTAAGGTATTCGAGAAGACCAGGTTCCCTACAACCCTAGCAAAGTTGCAGAGGTACCTTGGTTGGAGACTCTTCGACCTAGAACCTGACAAACAGTTACCAGTGTACACGATCTTGGAGAGGATAACAGCTAGAAGTTTCCAGAACTTGGAAGAGTTAGTTAGGGCTGCGGAAAAAATTATCGGGTAG
- a CDS encoding ribbon-helix-helix domain-containing protein, whose protein sequence is MPVVMKLITVKLPEALVEGMDELVRTHMYNSRSALIRAAVRDLLKNELWLRQPQR, encoded by the coding sequence ATGCCTGTAGTGATGAAGCTGATCACGGTAAAGCTGCCAGAGGCACTGGTTGAGGGGATGGACGAACTTGTGAGAACACATATGTATAATAGCCGGAGCGCCCTAATCCGCGCTGCGGTCAGGGATCTCCTCAAGAATGAACTCTGGCTGCGACAACCACAACGCTAA
- a CDS encoding UbiA family prenyltransferase, with translation MMMGLAVIVGATITLHGQPPLLPSLLGFMTAFCLTSSSMAMNDYYDREVDALNEPGRPVPQGIVKPKEALSYMAILAGVGLTTAALLNLLSLLVAGLSLTLSSYYSMEGKKLGLFGNFMVSGCVAVPFLYGAFIVGSAPGSLLTVFALLAFVSNTGREVIKGIVDVEGDKLRCVRTLALRSGCRHAARVAAALYGAAVAVSALPLLGGMVSALYLPFVLAADAGFLYSAISIARRPSRENAKRTKKMSLLWMLLGLVAFLAGGTTSPIKI, from the coding sequence ATGATGATGGGTCTCGCTGTGATCGTCGGCGCAACTATAACGTTGCACGGGCAGCCTCCCCTTTTGCCGAGCTTGCTGGGGTTCATGACAGCCTTCTGCCTTACATCCTCATCCATGGCTATGAACGACTACTACGACCGCGAGGTGGATGCTCTCAACGAGCCGGGAAGACCCGTTCCACAAGGCATAGTCAAGCCGAAGGAGGCATTAAGTTATATGGCCATCTTAGCTGGGGTTGGATTGACTACTGCTGCACTCTTGAACCTGTTAAGCCTCCTAGTCGCAGGACTATCTCTCACGTTGTCCTCATACTATAGCATGGAGGGCAAGAAGCTTGGGTTATTTGGAAACTTTATGGTTAGCGGGTGTGTCGCTGTGCCTTTCCTCTACGGAGCATTCATTGTGGGCTCGGCTCCAGGTAGTCTCCTAACAGTCTTCGCACTCCTCGCCTTCGTTTCAAATACGGGGCGAGAAGTAATTAAGGGCATCGTGGATGTGGAAGGCGACAAGTTGAGGTGTGTGAGAACTTTGGCGTTGAGATCTGGCTGTAGACACGCTGCACGTGTTGCTGCGGCTCTGTACGGTGCAGCTGTAGCTGTGAGCGCCCTCCCTCTGTTGGGAGGGATGGTTTCAGCTCTTTACCTACCATTCGTCTTAGCTGCCGATGCGGGTTTCCTTTACTCCGCTATATCCATTGCGAGGAGACCGAGCAGAGAGAATGCGAAGCGAACCAAGAAGATGTCTCTACTCTGGATGCTCCTAGGACTTGTAGCATTCCTAGCAGGAGGGACAACTAGCCCCATAAAGATTTAG
- a CDS encoding Lrp/AsnC ligand binding domain-containing protein, giving the protein MAVVVYVLMVTKIGKEYSVRQALEKIKGVSEARTVYGEFDVVARLETPSLKELDAIVTEMRKIDGIIRTVTLISA; this is encoded by the coding sequence TTGGCTGTAGTTGTCTACGTCCTAATGGTGACAAAAATAGGTAAAGAGTACAGCGTGAGGCAGGCTCTGGAGAAGATTAAGGGTGTATCTGAGGCCCGGACAGTCTACGGCGAGTTTGATGTGGTAGCCAGACTAGAGACACCCTCACTTAAGGAGCTTGACGCTATAGTGACAGAGATGCGGAAGATCGACGGGATAATCAGAACCGTAACATTAATTTCGGCTTGA
- the pdxT gene encoding pyridoxal 5'-phosphate synthase glutaminase subunit PdxT, which translates to MPSEPELKIGILALQGAVSEHVEALRTALEQTGHRGQILLVKEPAKLEEVHGLIIPGGESTTIGRLSQILKLQDRLAQAAADGMAILGTCAGMVLMAKEVSDARLGDIGQPTLGLMDIRVVRNAFGRQRESFEAELEIPALGGSLFPGVFIRAPVVEKVWGAAEVLARYNGKVVAVQEGNMIATAFHPELADDTRLHQYLIKKILRSPLLS; encoded by the coding sequence GTGCCCTCTGAGCCTGAGTTAAAGATCGGCATCCTAGCTCTCCAAGGTGCCGTCTCTGAGCATGTCGAAGCGTTGCGGACAGCGTTAGAGCAAACTGGACATAGAGGGCAAATCCTTTTGGTAAAGGAACCAGCAAAGCTGGAGGAGGTTCACGGCCTTATCATTCCCGGCGGAGAAAGTACTACTATAGGGCGGTTGTCTCAAATTCTGAAGCTTCAGGATAGATTAGCCCAGGCGGCGGCAGATGGAATGGCAATCTTAGGAACCTGTGCGGGTATGGTTCTAATGGCGAAGGAAGTTTCTGACGCGCGGCTTGGCGATATTGGTCAACCTACTCTGGGCTTGATGGATATCCGAGTTGTTCGTAACGCCTTTGGGAGGCAGAGGGAGTCGTTTGAAGCCGAACTGGAAATCCCAGCGCTTGGGGGGTCCCTATTTCCAGGGGTCTTTATCAGGGCTCCTGTGGTAGAGAAGGTTTGGGGTGCTGCAGAGGTTTTAGCACGATATAATGGTAAGGTTGTGGCTGTTCAAGAGGGCAATATGATCGCTACAGCATTCCACCCAGAACTCGCAGATGACACTCGCCTTCACCAATATCTAATAAAGAAAATTCTGCGGTCGCCTCTCCTATCCTAA
- a CDS encoding APC family permease, with protein MSISKSELKTGTLGVRECAAICIGGMIGIAVFVLPSLTVTLAGPVAVLVWALAGLLMYIISLNFVELATAFPKAGGIYVYPYETFGKSKGIRIFSSFLTGWLYWFTFGVIAQTVGATYLAQLISTLIPGFEKYTMLVSVLSIVVVWAINCLGIRLTGLVNTALTVLLLLLMLFYIVVGIFNVNLNYYTPIVAGYMGFRGSLIGITIAWLGYTAWIALTSVAEEVRKPQETIPKAISIAFLITTVFYFLTLLITFGVAPWSDFTPENSFAYHAPLSYASTKFAPWLAPTISLATIIAIITTMIVLFLDSSRVLLAMGRTGIFPSQFAYVHRRFKTPIVSLTVLLVLSIILTAYPHLIYFLIQMGGGNFGIICSICSLSVIFLRRYRKDVKPSFRAPGGVALPIVAVVIVAVVMTQYESAVYYLTLGWVAVGCVYYVIRRATKTGIFRSSVR; from the coding sequence ATGAGTATATCTAAATCTGAATTGAAGACAGGGACTCTAGGGGTTCGAGAGTGCGCAGCTATTTGTATAGGTGGCATGATTGGGATAGCTGTATTCGTTTTACCTTCACTTACAGTTACGCTAGCTGGACCAGTTGCAGTGCTGGTTTGGGCTCTGGCAGGCTTACTCATGTATATCATATCTTTAAATTTCGTGGAGCTGGCAACCGCTTTCCCTAAGGCTGGAGGCATATATGTTTACCCATATGAAACCTTTGGGAAGAGCAAAGGCATCAGAATCTTCTCCAGTTTCCTAACTGGTTGGCTTTACTGGTTCACATTTGGTGTAATAGCTCAAACCGTAGGGGCAACATATCTAGCTCAACTCATATCAACTCTAATTCCGGGATTTGAAAAGTATACAATGTTGGTGTCTGTTTTATCCATAGTAGTCGTTTGGGCGATAAACTGTTTAGGAATAAGGCTTACAGGTTTAGTAAATACGGCGCTCACAGTTCTACTCCTCCTCTTGATGCTCTTTTATATAGTGGTCGGGATTTTCAACGTGAACCTTAATTACTACACTCCTATCGTGGCTGGTTACATGGGTTTCAGAGGTAGCTTAATAGGGATAACTATCGCTTGGCTTGGCTACACGGCTTGGATAGCTCTAACCTCTGTCGCAGAAGAGGTTAGGAAGCCCCAAGAGACCATACCTAAAGCTATTTCCATCGCCTTCCTCATCACCACCGTTTTCTATTTTCTAACATTGCTGATTACTTTTGGAGTTGCACCATGGTCTGACTTCACCCCTGAAAACAGCTTCGCTTACCACGCACCTCTATCCTATGCTTCCACAAAGTTCGCTCCTTGGCTTGCTCCCACGATCTCTTTAGCCACGATAATAGCTATTATAACCACCATGATCGTATTGTTCCTAGACAGCAGCAGGGTCCTCTTGGCAATGGGTAGGACGGGTATATTCCCCAGCCAATTTGCATATGTTCATAGGCGATTCAAGACGCCTATAGTTTCACTAACTGTTCTACTTGTGCTTTCAATTATATTAACTGCCTACCCACATCTAATCTACTTTCTAATTCAAATGGGTGGCGGCAACTTTGGAATCATATGTTCTATATGCAGTCTGTCAGTAATCTTCCTACGGAGATATAGGAAAGATGTTAAACCTTCGTTCAGGGCTCCCGGTGGAGTTGCTCTGCCAATAGTGGCGGTTGTTATTGTGGCAGTGGTTATGACCCAGTATGAAAGCGCTGTTTACTACCTTACATTGGGTTGGGTTGCGGTTGGTTGCGTTTACTATGTTATACGACGCGCCACAAAGACTGGCATATTTAGGTCATCCGTGAGGTAG
- a CDS encoding cyclophilin-like fold protein encodes MGYHKGGGSGDLSRTRIRIIAVGLDEAEGELVRFLAPRTVEGILRALPLEGKASLWNEEIYFEIPVKMGMEKAKAKVETGTLAYWPIGSAFCIFYGKSQPYSPVNIVGRVTKNLELFASIRSGMTLRVEKAHG; translated from the coding sequence GTGGGTTATCATAAGGGTGGAGGTTCAGGAGACCTTTCAAGGACTAGGATTCGGATAATTGCTGTGGGGCTAGATGAGGCTGAAGGCGAGCTGGTGAGGTTCTTGGCGCCTCGGACAGTCGAAGGGATACTGAGAGCCCTGCCTCTGGAAGGTAAGGCTTCTCTCTGGAATGAGGAGATCTACTTTGAGATCCCAGTAAAGATGGGAATGGAGAAGGCTAAGGCCAAGGTTGAGACTGGAACCTTAGCCTACTGGCCAATAGGCAGCGCATTCTGCATCTTTTATGGGAAATCTCAACCTTATAGCCCAGTAAACATTGTGGGGAGGGTTACCAAGAATCTCGAACTATTCGCCTCTATCAGGAGCGGGATGACTCTCAGAGTGGAAAAGGCGCACGGTTAG
- a CDS encoding NAD(P)/FAD-dependent oxidoreductase, translating to METYDIVVIGAGPAGLMAARKAAEQGAKTLLLEKNRTLGVKVCGEALSKQGLAEAEIPPSPKFICTEVSGINVYAPNEEWRVEIHPKELGFEEGYILEKPIFLREMAKAAVAAGAEIQVGCEATTLTMCGDAGVEIQATSVGGGLHVKARYLIGCDGINSIVAKNFFDRKGYEVISCIQYKMVNCVISDINTISVYVGSKVAPGGYIWVFPKGDGVANVGIGTRGHQAKPYLDKFIASHPDLFRRAEIIEFLGAPVPISGQIKNLVNGHVMICGDAAGQVIPLTGGGIHTSIAAGKVAGEVAGRASTVGGIDPYEYQRIYNDYWGDRIYKSLLALRVVERLSDEDLNQLAALLDGKDIVDLANGLNIERVGRKLMGHPAFARRLADALIGE from the coding sequence TTGGAAACGTATGATATTGTGGTGATTGGGGCAGGTCCAGCCGGTCTCATGGCGGCTAGGAAAGCTGCGGAGCAAGGCGCTAAAACTCTCCTCCTCGAGAAGAATCGAACATTGGGTGTTAAGGTTTGTGGAGAAGCTCTTTCTAAGCAGGGTTTAGCCGAAGCCGAGATTCCACCCTCGCCCAAGTTCATCTGCACAGAGGTGAGCGGGATCAATGTGTATGCACCTAACGAGGAATGGCGGGTAGAGATTCATCCAAAGGAGTTGGGGTTCGAGGAGGGTTACATATTAGAGAAGCCGATCTTTCTGAGGGAGATGGCTAAGGCGGCTGTGGCTGCTGGCGCAGAGATTCAAGTCGGCTGTGAGGCTACCACTCTCACCATGTGCGGCGATGCAGGCGTTGAGATTCAAGCAACCAGTGTAGGTGGAGGACTGCATGTCAAGGCCAGATACCTCATAGGGTGCGACGGAATAAACTCCATAGTGGCGAAAAACTTCTTCGACAGGAAAGGCTATGAAGTAATCTCTTGCATACAGTATAAAATGGTAAACTGTGTGATCTCTGACATTAACACTATAAGTGTCTATGTCGGCAGTAAGGTTGCTCCAGGAGGCTACATCTGGGTCTTCCCGAAGGGGGACGGGGTTGCTAACGTGGGAATCGGAACGAGAGGGCATCAAGCGAAACCCTATCTTGATAAGTTTATAGCCAGCCATCCAGACCTCTTCAGGAGAGCAGAAATAATTGAGTTCCTTGGCGCCCCTGTCCCGATAAGCGGACAGATAAAGAATCTTGTTAATGGGCACGTTATGATTTGTGGCGACGCAGCGGGGCAGGTTATACCATTGACGGGCGGTGGTATTCACACCTCTATCGCCGCTGGAAAAGTCGCTGGGGAAGTAGCGGGTCGCGCCTCCACAGTTGGAGGTATAGACCCATACGAATATCAGAGAATCTATAATGACTATTGGGGTGATCGTATATACAAAAGTCTTCTGGCTCTACGTGTTGTGGAGAGGCTCAGTGATGAGGACCTCAACCAGTTGGCTGCGCTCCTGGATGGGAAGGACATAGTTGATCTGGCTAACGGTTTGAATATAGAGAGAGTTGGTAGGAAACTGATGGGGCATCCTGCCTTCGCGAGGAGGCTAGCCGACGCCCTCATAGGCGAATAG
- a CDS encoding 2,5-diamino-6-(ribosylamino)-4(3H)-pyrimidinone 5'-phosphate reductase, which produces MSCLGRPYVVVGGFMSVDGKTAPKNLQGRVFMPLMGRRLQERLHRLRSEVDCILVGVKTVLTDNPRLTVRLVDGKSPLRVVLDSKARTPLNSAVLNVKEAPTLIAVSRSAPPCAVEGLRGAGAEVVECGDTKVDIRNLLEKLYERGVRRLLVEGGSEVRWSFLSEGVVDELFVWVMPMIWGGKDAPTIVDGEGFTSPREAIMLELKQLEVVENIITMNFLVKKT; this is translated from the coding sequence GTGTCCTGTTTGGGAAGACCTTACGTGGTTGTCGGAGGTTTTATGAGCGTAGATGGTAAGACTGCTCCTAAAAACCTTCAAGGGCGTGTGTTCATGCCTTTGATGGGGCGCCGTCTGCAGGAAAGGTTGCATCGTCTGAGGTCTGAAGTTGATTGTATATTGGTTGGTGTAAAGACTGTGCTCACCGATAACCCTAGGTTAACTGTTAGGTTGGTTGATGGTAAAAGTCCTCTTCGCGTTGTTTTGGATAGTAAAGCCAGAACTCCCCTGAACTCGGCGGTGTTAAATGTCAAGGAAGCACCCACCCTGATAGCTGTCTCGCGTTCAGCACCTCCGTGTGCTGTCGAAGGGTTAAGGGGTGCTGGTGCTGAGGTTGTTGAGTGCGGCGACACTAAGGTTGACATCAGAAATCTTCTAGAGAAACTCTACGAGAGAGGGGTTAGGAGACTGCTAGTAGAAGGGGGTAGCGAGGTGAGATGGAGTTTCCTGTCGGAGGGGGTGGTGGACGAGTTATTCGTCTGGGTTATGCCCATGATATGGGGGGGAAAAGATGCTCCCACCATAGTAGACGGTGAAGGTTTTACTTCGCCTCGAGAGGCTATTATGCTTGAACTTAAACAGTTGGAAGTAGTAGAGAATATCATTACAATGAATTTTCTTGTTAAGAAAACCTAG